TTTAGACCTCCTTGGTGGTTGTTTTCGGTTTCACAGACTTCTGCCTGCATCACCATTTTCCCCCGCCCGGGCCAATCCGATGGTTGGGCAGGGGATACAGGCAGGGCCGAAGCACGCCGGCCCGGCCCCCCGACCAGATTTCTTACATTATAATTGCCCTGGTTTCAATTGATTTTGGACAGGATCGGTGGAGTATAAGAGGAAAGCCACCCCTTGTCAAAGACCAATAATTTCCATATATTTTACAGGAGGCAACTCATCGGGCAGTCGACTTTCCGTGTAAATTGAAGAGACCTCCCTTGCATAAGTCCACCGGGGGGAAAGACTTTTTTTGGTTTAAAACAGATGATGATCTGTTATAAATAGGGGCGAAAGATCAATTTATACACATGAATTTTGATGGTCTCGTAAAAAATCAGGAAATGTCATTTTTCGTCATTCCGGCGAAAGCCGGAATCCAGTCCCGCAACAGCGGGATTCAATCAGTTACAAAACCTCTGGACCCCGTTTTTCAACGGGGTGACGACTTTTTGCGAATGCATCAATTTTAAAAACCATGGCGGAACCTGCAAAAAAAATCATCTGGAATCTTTTTCTCATGGCAACGGGGAGCGTCATCTGCTGTGTCGCCGTAAACGGGATACTGATTCCGCAGAAGTTCTTCGGGGCGGGATTTACAGGCCTTTCCATCCTGATTTATTACCTCTTTGATTCCATCCCCCTGTCTTTACTCTATCTTGCCCTTAATGTGCCCTTGTTTGCCCTTGGGTGGGTGTACGTTGGCCGCCGGTTTTTCCTTTACAGCATCGCGGGCATGTTCTTTTTCACGGCTGCCCTTCAGTGGACACAGGTGGTCATCCCGATCCAGGACAAGATCCTGAGCAGCATTCTCGCCGGCATCTTCATGGGGGTCGGGTCCGGGACCATTCTGCGTTCCCTCGGTTCGGCAGGAGGACTCGATATCCTCTCCGTCATCCTGCTCAAGCGCTTTTCAATCCGACTGGGCACGACCATCCTCACCTTCAACAGCGCCATTCTCATGGTCGGCGCCTTTCTTATTTCACTGGAAGGCGCGCTGTATACCCTTATATACGTTTATGTAAATTCCTTTATCGTCAATTTCGTGGTTACGGGTCTCAGCCAGAGGAGGACCGTCCTCATTATCTCCCGTGAATGGGAAAAAATCTCCAGGGAGATCATGGAACGGATTCAAAGGGGGGTCACCCATGTGAACGGCCGGGGAGGGTTCACGGGAGAAGAGATACAGCTCCTTTACACTGTGGTCAGCTTCCGGGAAGTGCCCAGGCTCAAACAGATCGCCAGAGGCATCGACCCGAACGTATTTCTGGTGGTGTCGGATACCCTCGAAGTCGTCGGAACCCGGATCGGTAATCAACCCCACTGGTGAGATCCCGAAAATCAATGGCGTTTATTAACATAGATGGGGAGGTGAAAGAATGGAAGACTATGATTTCTTTGAAGATGACGACTATGCCATAGACATAGAGATGCTGCCCGGAGATGAGCGACAGAAAGAGATCCTCACGTGGCTTATGGATTCGCCCCTTGCAGAATCCCTCGAGGGCGGCAGCGCCGGCGACTTCTTCATCCGCCGGGGCGCTCCTGTCCGTCTGAAAGGCGGGTTCATTGTGGAGGCCGTGTCATGGCTGGACAGCGAGGGCTTTGATGAAAGCCTCCTGATCGAAGGGTATACCGTGTCCACCGACTTTCTTGATCACGCCGGGGGTGAAATCATGATCTTCAGAAAGAGGGAGGTGATCGATGCCCCGTTCGAATTCGAGGACCTGTCTTCATTTTCAGCTGACGACATGGAGGATTTTCCAGGCGCCCCGGGCAATCCGGACGACATCCCATTTTGACGGGGAAGTCCATATCCGGGATTGGGGCATCAGGGGATGGGAAAGGTCGATAGGGGATTATGAATTGGGCATGGGTTCCTCTTTTACCGCAGACGCGGCCACGGCGGCCATGACGGCTGCGCCCTTTCCGGATCCGTCCTTGGAATGGACCAGCCTTATTTTTTCAGCCGTTTCGCCGTACAGTTCCTTGAGGACATCCGTCATCCGGGTTTCAAATCCGGGATATTTTTCAAAGAGGGACCCGTCTATGGCCACTGTGTGCACCTCCCTCGGTTCCGGGTCCATCCAGGCGATCACCGCTGAAACGGCCGCTGCGCTGAGCCTTGCCGATCTGGCGGCAACCAATTGGCACACATGTTTCAGGAAGGCTCTATCGTCAAGCGTGGCGTTTGATATCCCCCTGGTATTAAAAAATCCTTCCACCTCGCGCAGATCTGTTGTTCCATCCCTTTCAATCAGGGACATGTGCTCTGTCTTCAGGCTGTCTCTTTCCCCGAAACTCTCAACGGCCCCGGGGGCGTTTGAAAATATGAGGCCGCGCGCTATCGCATCGACTAAAACATGCCTGGTGATTTCACCCAGATACATACCGGACACCATCTTCTCAAAATACATGGCGCCCGGATTGACCGAAGCCTCATCCAACCGGGTATCGTAGGATGTCCGCCTGACCTTATCAAAATTGCCCCATTCCATATTGACGATCATATGCCCTTCAGGGTGTACTCCTTTCAGCTTCCGGATATTGGATCGCTTTTCCCGGTAACAGGCGTTTGTTCCGGTACCCAGTATAACCCCCAGATCACAGGTAGGATCCTTATAAGCTCTGGCCATCAGAGTGCCCACCGTATCATTGGCAAGGGCGGTGACGGTGATGTCACGGATCCTCTTCCTCCTCAATGCCTGGTTCAGGAGCGTCACGATGTCCTTCCCTTCCACACCTGTGGACGTAAAGCCTTTTGTCCAGACAATCAGCTCACCTGCGGCAATATCCGTCTGTTCCACAGGAAAGGAAAAGGTAAAGGCGAGGTCATAGGCCCTTTTTCTGTCCATATTATTCCGGGCCAGAAAGAGGTCAATACACCCGGCAATAAAATCAAAGAGCTGCACTCCTGTCCCTTGCATCACTTTTTTCTGAATGGCAAACTTACTGACGGCCAGGATATCTATCTCCCCTTTTCCGTCAAGTTCGACTGCAAGCACTCTAAAGTTGCTGCCGCCCAGATCCAGTGCGATGAATCGCCCCTTTTCACTTCCCGTGGGTCTGTCCACATATGAAGGCAGCATCTTCAGGGAACTCTCATGGCCGAGAAGCCCTTTCTCCATTTCAGCATGAAAGTCTTTGATCACTCCCTTGATATCGGTGAGTGAGATCGAAAAAAGCTTTTCTGCATAGGATAAAAATGCTTCACCGGGAGGCGGCGAGACTGTCATCTGGATGACTCCATCTGTATCCCTGTCAAGAGTGGTTCCTTTCCATTAATATGGTTCTCATCGTCCTGTCGATTAATATCCTGGGGCGATTGTTCGACCATTCAAATGAGCTCAGGCCTCAGGCATTGGACGCCTTGGGCGGACTGACAATGGCGCGACCCTCCAGAACCATGGTCCCGTCCTGATTGACACAGGTGGTTCGCACCGTTACGCGGTTCTTCTGATCCATGATCTCGATGATCTCCACCCTGGCGGTAATGGTGTCGCCGATATGAACGGGCGCCAGAAAATCGAGTTCCTGCCGGATATAGATGGTCCCCGGTCCAGGCAGGCTCACGCCCAGCAGTCCTGAAATAAACCCGGCCGTCAGCATGCCCTGGGCGATCCGGGTCTTGAAATAGGTCTTTTCGGCATAGACTTCATTGAGGTGTGCCGGGTTGAAATCGCCGGTGATCCCCGCATAAAGATAAATGTCCGATTCCGAGATGGTTTTTCCAAATTCAGCTGTTTCACCAATCCTCAGCTGATCGATTGTCTTCCCGATCATGACGCCCCCTTTCCTCCACATAGACTCAAATAACCATATGGAACTTGACAATATGCGTCAAGACAAAACAGAAAGACGATTCAACGATACGTCTTGACGGCGCATCGTTAAATTGGGTAAGCTTTACTTCTTCCCCTCAGACATGATCGCGATGGGTGGAAGCCCATGGGGGGCCAGGGGAAGGGTCACAAGGCGCACGTGTCGGGACGAAACCCGGAGAAACGGCCCCCGCGCTGAAGGGCCAGATCCGGGTGGGCCCCATGAATCAGACGCGCACAGACCCGGCAACCCTGACGGGCATCGAAAGAAAGGTTCCGATATGACAGGCATGACCCGGAGAGAATCCTTCCGCCTCAAAAACAGGATGCTCTTTGCCAATATCATCTCCAACGCCGTCGGGGTGGTCGTGGTCCTCTTCCTGATACAGCGTACAGGGCTTTCCTCCGTGTTATCCGAGGCTCAGAACGTGATGCGAATCGTTCACATGATTTTTCAGCCATTCGCGTTCATCGTGCCGGTCATCCTGGTCATATGGTACGAACACCCCATACGCAGGCACATTAATCAAGAACAGAGAGGCCACGAAGTCTCCTTTGAGAGCCTGAGCCGGGCACGGCGCAGGCTGCTCAACGAGCCTTTCGTCCTCATCGCTATCGATTTCGGGATGTGGCTGCTGGCCGGGATTGTATATCCCTCAGGCCTGTGGATCTCCGGCGCCCCGCATGCCGTCATCCGTCAGCCTTTTTTCATGAGCCTTTTTATCGGTTTAATCACGACGGCCGTCGCATTTTTCGTCCTGGAGCACGTCCTCCAGCGGGTACTGGTGCCGCACTTCTTCCCCCAAGGCGGCCTCTATATGACCCCCAAAACCCTCCGCATCCGTATCAGCACGCGCATCGGCGCCCTTATCTTCGCCGCCAATCTGGTCCCCTTCTTTGCCATTCTCAATATTGCCGCAGGAACGCTTCACAGTGGCGGAGATGCGACGCAGATTCTGGCGGAGTTGCGGTCCACCCTCTTCATCAACGCCATCCTGTTTATGCTCGTCGGCATCTGGCTGGCCTACCTGGTGAGCGGCAATTTGAAACGGCCGCTGGAGGACATCATCCGGGTCCTCCAGAAGGTCCGGAACGGGCACTTTGACAAAAAGGTCCGGGTGACATCCAATGACGAGATCGGCTATACCGGTGATTCCATCAACGACATGACCGACGGGTTGAACGAGCGGGACCTGATCAAGGATACGTTCGGCAAGTATGTGGCCGAAGAGGTGAGAGACGAGGTCCTCTCCGGCCGCACCCCTTTGGACGGCGAAAAAAAGGAGGTGACCATCCTCTTTTCCGACCTGAGAGACTTTACCCCCATGACAGAACAGAACGATCCCAAACTGGTCATCCAACTCATGAACGCCTACTTCAAGGAGATGGCCGAGGCCATTAAGGAAGAGGGAGGGCTGGTTCTTCAGTTCATCGGCGACGAGATCTATGCGGTTTTCGGGGCCCCGATCTATCGAGAGGACCATGCTGTGCGGGCCTTCAGGGCAGGGTTGAAGATGAGACGCCGGCTGACGGGGCTCAACAGGCAGTTTGAAGAAAAGGGCTGGCCCAGCCTGCGGCACGGCATCGGCATCCATACAGGGGAGGCCCTTGCCGCCAATATCGGGAGCCCGGACCGGTTGTCCTATCTCCTGGTGGGGGATACCATCAACCTGGCTTCGAGACTTCAGTCCTTGACCAGAAAAGCAGGGACCGATATGATCATATCGGCGACGACCCATGCCTGCCTGGACCCTGAAGAGCGCAAGGCCGTTTCATTGAAACGATTGGAAAATGTATCCGTAAAAGGAAAGAGCAAACCGGTCGAGGCCTTTGCCGTTCTTTAGTTGAAAAAAGTTGTCTCCAACCAGAGTCTCGGTTCTTCACCACCGCACACGCATCATCAGGCCCAGGTCACACGGCTGAAGAGAAAATGACACCCTTTTCGCCGAACGGTCCAGAACCATCGCCTGATATTTTTCCCAGTCCTCCTCGGGCCCGGCCGGTTGGGCCAGGATATAGATCTCACCGCCCAGAAAACCGGACCCCGCGCTGATGGCCCCGGCCGTGGCATCTCCGGCGGCGCCGGTGGCCACACCCACCCCGGCATTCAATACCAGGTTCACAAGATGGTAGACCCAGTCATGTCGCTCCGTTGCCCGAACAGCGTTCCCATACAGGAGGTCCTCTGCCGCACCCAGTTTGGCCAGTTTTTCAGCGCGGGTCTCCTCCGGCATCCCGCGGATCGGATCGGCCCCGTAACGTGCCTCTAACGGCCGGAAAAGGAGATCCGCTACGCCGAGGCCCGCCAGCCCGGCCTGGGAGGCAAAATTGACACGGTCAGAGGTTTCGTCGGTGAGCCCTGCGGCCAGGCTGAGGCCCACCACGGCCCCGCTGTTGACGACCATCCAGGACCAGTACCATATCTCGCCATGGCGTTTGTGTGCGTCCAGCCGCTCCTCAATGTAACGGATACGTTTCTCTATTACCGCGTCTGAGAGCGTGACACTATCCATTTCCACCCTGTGCGGAGGTGTGGCACAGGCAGTTACATACATAACGAGAACCCCAACCAGAACCCCTACCCTGGCATGCCCCACATGAAACCTCCGTGACAGTAACGGGTCTATCCCCTAACCGGACCGCACCGGTCCGGCCGGTTATGAGATTCCTTCCAACACCGCAAGCCGCAAGGTGTTGAGCCCGATCACCGCGCCTCTTGTCCGCAGGGTCAAAGGATCACCCCCCATTTCCCACGAAAAGGTCTTGGCGATCCCCTCGCCTGCGGCCGCTGCGCACCCTTTCACCACAGGATGGGTGCCCTGATTTTCTTCAACAAACCCCAAAATTGCAAGACCCACATCCGCTCCGCCCTTCTCCCTCACCCGGTGGGCCAGGTCCAGGGCGGATTCCGGTCCGGCAACGACCCGGTCCTGACCGAGATATTCCGCCACACGTCCCGGATCCGGGATAACGCAGCTCTGGCGCAGCCGCGACCCGGGGACGGCAAAAAGCCGTTCTGCTGCCAGCCCGCCGGTAAAGGTCTCCAGGAGGGCCAGGGTAAGCCCTCTCAGGCGCAGCAGCGAATGGATCACACCTTCAAGGGTGTCGTCGCCCTGGCCGAAGATCTTACTCCCCAGTCGGGACCGGATCTCGGCCGCCACCGGATCAATCAAGGCGGCTACCGCCTTATCTCCGGCCGCCACCGCCGCAATCCGGATCTTGATCTCCCCCTGAGCCGCCAGGAGCCCCACTTCAGGGTTCTCGCCCGGTTTAATGAGGTCCTGAATCAGCCTGTCCACCCCGCTTTCCCCCAGGCCCACCACCTTCAACACCTGATAGCTGACCCGGTGGTCCAGAAGATTAAACCGGTTCCGGATCCAGGGCAACACCTCGTGGGTCATGAGGTACCTGAGTTCCCTCGGGACCCCGGGGAGGCAAATGACCGGTCGTTGCGCGATCTGCGTAATAAACGCGGGGGCCGTGCCCACCGGGTTGGATATGGCGATGCTGCCGGCCGGGACATAGGCCTGTCTCCGGTTGTTTTCAGGCATTTCATAGCCGTATCGACGAAACATCCCCACGATCTCGTCCATGAGGGTCTGCCGGTATTCGAGATCC
This Deltaproteobacteria bacterium DNA region includes the following protein-coding sequences:
- a CDS encoding YitT family protein, translated to MAEPAKKIIWNLFLMATGSVICCVAVNGILIPQKFFGAGFTGLSILIYYLFDSIPLSLLYLALNVPLFALGWVYVGRRFFLYSIAGMFFFTAALQWTQVVIPIQDKILSSILAGIFMGVGSGTILRSLGSAGGLDILSVILLKRFSIRLGTTILTFNSAILMVGAFLISLEGALYTLIYVYVNSFIVNFVVTGLSQRRTVLIISREWEKISREIMERIQRGVTHVNGRGGFTGEEIQLLYTVVSFREVPRLKQIARGIDPNVFLVVSDTLEVVGTRIGNQPHW
- a CDS encoding hexokinase, with the translated sequence MTVSPPPGEAFLSYAEKLFSISLTDIKGVIKDFHAEMEKGLLGHESSLKMLPSYVDRPTGSEKGRFIALDLGGSNFRVLAVELDGKGEIDILAVSKFAIQKKVMQGTGVQLFDFIAGCIDLFLARNNMDRKRAYDLAFTFSFPVEQTDIAAGELIVWTKGFTSTGVEGKDIVTLLNQALRRKRIRDITVTALANDTVGTLMARAYKDPTCDLGVILGTGTNACYREKRSNIRKLKGVHPEGHMIVNMEWGNFDKVRRTSYDTRLDEASVNPGAMYFEKMVSGMYLGEITRHVLVDAIARGLIFSNAPGAVESFGERDSLKTEHMSLIERDGTTDLREVEGFFNTRGISNATLDDRAFLKHVCQLVAARSARLSAAAVSAVIAWMDPEPREVHTVAIDGSLFEKYPGFETRMTDVLKELYGETAEKIRLVHSKDGSGKGAAVMAAVAASAVKEEPMPNS
- a CDS encoding MaoC family dehydratase codes for the protein MIGKTIDQLRIGETAEFGKTISESDIYLYAGITGDFNPAHLNEVYAEKTYFKTRIAQGMLTAGFISGLLGVSLPGPGTIYIRQELDFLAPVHIGDTITARVEIIEIMDQKNRVTVRTTCVNQDGTMVLEGRAIVSPPKASNA
- a CDS encoding HAMP domain-containing protein, producing MTGMTRRESFRLKNRMLFANIISNAVGVVVVLFLIQRTGLSSVLSEAQNVMRIVHMIFQPFAFIVPVILVIWYEHPIRRHINQEQRGHEVSFESLSRARRRLLNEPFVLIAIDFGMWLLAGIVYPSGLWISGAPHAVIRQPFFMSLFIGLITTAVAFFVLEHVLQRVLVPHFFPQGGLYMTPKTLRIRISTRIGALIFAANLVPFFAILNIAAGTLHSGGDATQILAELRSTLFINAILFMLVGIWLAYLVSGNLKRPLEDIIRVLQKVRNGHFDKKVRVTSNDEIGYTGDSINDMTDGLNERDLIKDTFGKYVAEEVRDEVLSGRTPLDGEKKEVTILFSDLRDFTPMTEQNDPKLVIQLMNAYFKEMAEAIKEEGGLVLQFIGDEIYAVFGAPIYREDHAVRAFRAGLKMRRRLTGLNRQFEEKGWPSLRHGIGIHTGEALAANIGSPDRLSYLLVGDTINLASRLQSLTRKAGTDMIISATTHACLDPEERKAVSLKRLENVSVKGKSKPVEAFAVL
- a CDS encoding CinA family nicotinamide mononucleotide deamidase-related protein; its protein translation is MGGNSFGTDSGNAPTCEIITIGSELLLGQIEDTNTVYLAREMSGLGIAVRFRTTVGDRMDEMQKVIRSAAGRCDLVITTGGLGPTLDDLTREAVCSVAGVDLEYRQTLMDEIVGMFRRYGYEMPENNRRQAYVPAGSIAISNPVGTAPAFITQIAQRPVICLPGVPRELRYLMTHEVLPWIRNRFNLLDHRVSYQVLKVVGLGESGVDRLIQDLIKPGENPEVGLLAAQGEIKIRIAAVAAGDKAVAALIDPVAAEIRSRLGSKIFGQGDDTLEGVIHSLLRLRGLTLALLETFTGGLAAERLFAVPGSRLRQSCVIPDPGRVAEYLGQDRVVAGPESALDLAHRVREKGGADVGLAILGFVEENQGTHPVVKGCAAAAGEGIAKTFSWEMGGDPLTLRTRGAVIGLNTLRLAVLEGIS